The following nucleotide sequence is from Caldicellulosiruptor saccharolyticus DSM 8903.
TAGGCAAGATTGCAATAATGGCACTTCACAACATTAAACTCGCGGCGAAGTTTTGTGACATTGTCTTTTTGATGAAAGATGGCAAAATTGTAGACTTTGGAAGGCCACAGGATGTGATAAAGGCAGAGAATATAAAAAAGGTGTACAATACCGAAGCAATTGTCTATAGAAATCCATTTGGAATATTTGACATTGAACTAATTCAAAAAGAATATGAAAAGGGTGTTCATGTGCACGTTGTAGCAGGTGGTGGCCAAGGACAAGCAGTTTATAAACTTTTGGTTGAGATGGGTTTCAAGGTTACAACAGGTGTTCTTGCAACAAATGACACAGACTATGAAACTGCTCAGGCACTTTCTATATACACAGTTTTCACAATGCCATTTATGCCAATTGGAGAAGTAGAGTACATTGAAAATGTTGAGCTAATAAAGAAAGCAGATTTTTGTATTTTGTGCGATATTCCGTTTGGAATTCAGAATGTAAAAAATCTTGAAGCACTAAGGTTTGCAAAGAAACTATTTATTATAGAACAAGAAGATATTTCAAATCGTGACTTTACAAATGGAATAGCAACAAGTCTTTACAATAGCCTAAAAGAAAAAGCTGTTGTTTTAAATACCTTAGAGGATCTAAAACACATACTTCAAAGGGAGGAGAAAAAATAATGAATCCAAACAAAAAATGGTGGATTGATATAAATCTTGAAACTTTGAAGAAAAACCTTGAGTTGAGAAATTTTGAATGTTTTATTGTAGACAAAAAAGAGGATATTGTACCTCTTTTAGAAAAAATAATTGAAAAAGGTTCAGTGGTTTCGTGTGGAGGTTCAATGACGCTTTTTGAGTGTGGGGTAATTGATTTTTTGAGAAATGGGAAGTTTAACTTCTTGGACAGGTACAAAGAGGGGTTAAGTGGCGACGAGCTTGGAGAGATTTACAGAAAATCGTTTTGGGCAGATTACTATATCATGTCTTCAAATGCCATAACCCTTGATGGCAAACTTATCAATATTGACGGCAATGGTAATAGACTTGCAGCTTTGATGTTTGGACCAAAAAGCGTGATAGTAATTGTTGGAATAAACAAGCTTGTCTTGAATGAGCAGGAAGGAATAAACAGGGTAAGAAACATTGCATCACCTATGAATGCAAAAAGACTTTCAAAGAATACACCTTGTACTTCTTCTGGTAAATGTCATGATTGTTTGAGCCAGGACTGTATATGCAGCCATATTGTTGTCACAAGGAGGCACCCTGTAAAAGGGCGTATAAAGATAATAATAGTAAAAGAGGAGTTAGGATTTTGAGTAGTAATATTTTAGCAACATTCGTGTAACAATTTCGTAAAAAGAGGTTGACGTAATATCGAAATTATAATAAAATAATAACATCAAAATGATTAACAAAAGTGGCTGAATGCATGAGGCAGTTTGTTAAATTTGCCCCATGCAGCGGGAGAACCAGCGTTATATTGGGGTGAATCGGCAAGCTTTGGCTGCCGTAGGGATGTCCTTCTTGTCCCGAACCCGTCAGCTAATCCCGTAAGCCCAAAAAAGAAGGGAGTTTTTAAATGAATACTAAAGCTTTAATTGGAATTTTGATGTTTTTGCTGCTTATAACATGGAGTAGCAAAGGTTTTGCAAAGACAGCTGAGGCAACAGTTACTGTCAACATCCGAAACAGTCCTTCAACATCATCAAAAGTATTAGGAGTTTTTCCAAAAGGCTTTAAAGCGCAGGTTTTATCATCCACAGGTGGATGGGTTAAGATTTCATTTGATGGTGTTGTTGGGTATGTTAAATCTGATTACATAAAGCTTACAAAAGACAGCAGTACTTCAAATGCAGTAAAAAGTTCTACAAATACAAGGCAAGTAGTTTCTCAGATGCCGATGGCAACCGTTCTAAAAGACAATGCAAGGGTCAGAAGTAATATGTCCACTTCCTCAAAAATACTAAAAACATTGAAGAAGGGTAGCAAGGTATACGTTTTGGCAAGAGAGCGAAACGGTTGGATAAAGGTAAAAACGCTCGATGGCACAGTTGGATATATGGCATATTATCTTTTGAAGATGTCAACAAGCCATACAACAAAGATATCATCACGTGGCGGATATGATAGGGAAGCTCAAGTTGCTTACAATGGCAGTTTAGCTGATAGAATACTTGGGTTTGCTAAAAACCTTTTAGGGATACGGTATCGATATGGTGGTTCATCTCCTTCGACAGGGTTTGACTGTTCAGGATTTGTTCAATATGTGTTTAGAAACTTTGGGATTAGCTTAGAAAGAACTGCAGCTGACATGGCAGCTA
It contains:
- a CDS encoding ABC transporter ATP-binding protein is translated as MSLYIESLKCGYTKPIVEVEKGIEFKEGKVYGIVGPNGSGKSTFIKALAGIVKIFEGKVFYNQTNIFSLSDIERAKIISYMPQSVFSNFPFTVIDIVMMGRYPHEKSRFSNDKESKKVAEEKIDMVELTAKKYSSILQISGGERQRTSFARVLAQESKVLLLDEPNSNLDITHQEKILNIVKDEVRLGKIAIMALHNIKLAAKFCDIVFLMKDGKIVDFGRPQDVIKAENIKKVYNTEAIVYRNPFGIFDIELIQKEYEKGVHVHVVAGGGQGQAVYKLLVEMGFKVTTGVLATNDTDYETAQALSIYTVFTMPFMPIGEVEYIENVELIKKADFCILCDIPFGIQNVKNLEALRFAKKLFIIEQEDISNRDFTNGIATSLYNSLKEKAVVLNTLEDLKHILQREEKK
- a CDS encoding lactate utilization protein; the protein is MNPNKKWWIDINLETLKKNLELRNFECFIVDKKEDIVPLLEKIIEKGSVVSCGGSMTLFECGVIDFLRNGKFNFLDRYKEGLSGDELGEIYRKSFWADYYIMSSNAITLDGKLINIDGNGNRLAALMFGPKSVIVIVGINKLVLNEQEGINRVRNIASPMNAKRLSKNTPCTSSGKCHDCLSQDCICSHIVVTRRHPVKGRIKIIIVKEELGF
- a CDS encoding C40 family peptidase; the protein is MNTKALIGILMFLLLITWSSKGFAKTAEATVTVNIRNSPSTSSKVLGVFPKGFKAQVLSSTGGWVKISFDGVVGYVKSDYIKLTKDSSTSNAVKSSTNTRQVVSQMPMATVLKDNARVRSNMSTSSKILKTLKKGSKVYVLARERNGWIKVKTLDGTVGYMAYYLLKMSTSHTTKISSRGGYDREAQVAYNGSLADRILGFAKNLLGIRYRYGGSSPSTGFDCSGFVQYVFRNFGISLERTAADMAATDGVRISYNELRPGDLVFFDTDGGRNYINHVGIYLGGGKYIHASSARGCVTISDLTSKYGTSFMMAKRVIR